A single window of Longimicrobiales bacterium DNA harbors:
- the arfB gene encoding alternative ribosome rescue aminoacyl-tRNA hydrolase ArfB: MASFVPSDAEQNRHVLYMVEPKSIQNAEEAVEESDLPTGAVPEHALLRVTDELAVPLAEISYRASRSGGPGGQHVNTSSTKIELEFDVAGSPSLTDGQRARIRERLANRIDGDGVLRLSSSSSRSQHQNREDATARLARLLAEALKERKRRRKTKIPRAAKEARLKEKKRRAETKKARSRPTEE; the protein is encoded by the coding sequence ATGGCCTCGTTCGTGCCCAGCGACGCGGAACAGAACAGGCATGTGTTATACATGGTCGAACCTAAATCCATCCAGAATGCGGAGGAAGCGGTGGAAGAAAGCGATCTGCCGACCGGCGCGGTTCCCGAGCACGCGCTGCTGCGCGTGACCGATGAGCTGGCTGTGCCGCTGGCGGAGATCAGCTACCGTGCCAGCCGATCCGGCGGGCCGGGCGGCCAGCACGTGAACACATCGTCGACGAAGATCGAGCTCGAGTTCGATGTCGCGGGCTCCCCGTCGCTAACCGACGGGCAGCGCGCGCGGATCAGGGAACGCCTGGCAAACCGCATCGATGGCGACGGCGTGCTCCGCCTCTCGTCGAGCAGCAGCCGCAGCCAGCACCAGAACCGGGAGGACGCGACGGCGCGGCTGGCGCGGCTCCTCGCCGAGGCCTTGAAAGAGCGCAAGCGCCGGCGGAAGACGAAGATACCGCGGGCAGCAAAAGAGGCCCGGCTGAAGGAAAAGAAGCGGCGGGCAGAGACGAAGAAGGCCAGGTCGCGGCCGACGGAGGAGTAA
- a CDS encoding serine/threonine-protein kinase: MLTGIRSAMAGRYVLERELGRGSSAVVYAARDLKHGRRVALKVIEAEVANTVGARRFLQEIRTTAALNHPHILPLFDSGDASGFIFYTMPFVQGESLRRRIERCGRLPLPTALALLRQIASALSYAHSTGTVHRDIKPENILVSDQEHVWVADFGLARALASVRDQRLTATAMAVGSPHYISPEQASGERDVDGRSDVYSLGCVAFELLGGEPPFTGGSVPALLARHISEPPPSIRLRCPDL, translated from the coding sequence ATGCTGACGGGAATCCGCAGTGCGATGGCTGGTCGTTACGTGCTGGAGCGTGAACTGGGCCGTGGCTCGTCGGCCGTCGTGTACGCGGCGCGCGACCTGAAGCACGGCCGGCGCGTAGCGTTGAAGGTGATCGAGGCGGAGGTAGCCAACACCGTCGGCGCCAGGCGCTTCCTGCAGGAAATCCGTACCACCGCCGCATTGAACCACCCGCACATCCTCCCGCTCTTCGACAGCGGCGATGCCAGCGGATTCATCTTCTACACCATGCCGTTCGTGCAGGGCGAGTCCCTGCGGCGTCGTATCGAGCGATGCGGTCGCCTGCCGCTCCCCACGGCGCTCGCGCTGCTGCGCCAGATCGCCAGTGCCCTCTCCTACGCTCATTCCACCGGGACTGTACATCGTGACATAAAGCCGGAAAACATCCTCGTGAGCGATCAGGAGCACGTGTGGGTGGCTGACTTCGGCCTGGCGCGGGCGCTGGCAAGTGTGCGCGATCAGCGACTCACCGCAACGGCCATGGCCGTCGGCTCCCCGCACTACATCAGCCCGGAGCAGGCGTCAGGAGAGCGCGACGTCGATGGGCGCAGTGATGTCTATTCCCTTGGCTGTGTCGCATTCGAGCTGCTGGGTGGTGAGCCGCCCTTCACGGGCGGCAGCGTGCCAGCACTTCTTGCGCGGCACATATCCGAGCCACCGCCCTCCATTCGCCTGCGCTGTCCTGACCT